The Actinomyces sp. oral taxon 414 genome has a segment encoding these proteins:
- a CDS encoding bifunctional [glutamine synthetase] adenylyltransferase/[glutamine synthetase]-adenylyl-L-tyrosine phosphorylase: MVDPAPTPPLGGRRPRSLRSRLLAAGVSDSGRALACLGDGALTRLLPPAPADDPGAGAHALAGALAAAADPDLALLSLVRLARALDAGAGAGDTADDDAGGPARADGPRDSPRDLLARLLRRAPDAAARAAPRPDWAPSPVGEDAPDEQLRHLQRLLAVLGSSSALGDFLAAHPDALAALAPARAPGAPGLPDARTALRIAVTRALGRLGDDDGSLDGDGDAADPDAVARATSALRTAYRERLLGIVADDLTSPDPYQHVETVGRRMSDLADAALDAALLIARRAVGPPARNTALAVIAMGKTGARELNYISDVDVVYVVAPAEGRRVPEEELLAAGTALATELAAVVSATGAEPPLWPLDTGLRPEGKDGALVRTLASHVAYYQRWAASWEFQALLKARAAAGDEALGRAYEQAVAPFIWSASLRDNFVDDARAMRRRVERASEPRDGQDRRIKLGPGGLRDVEFTVQLLQLVHGRGDQTLRVRPTLTALRALSDGGYVSRGAAGALGDGYRVLRLLEHRSQLHRLRRTHDLPDSDADLRRIGRGIDRTALNDPDTLREAFRAARRQVRSLHEEIYYRPLLGAAAGLTADEMTLTPRAAGERLAAVGYRDPAGAMHHIQALTEGVSRRAAIQRQLLPVIIGWLGEGPDPDSGLLSFRTLSEKIGGSHWYLAMLRDSPVAARRLCHVLSGARWTTDRLAERPESIAWLDDDAELQPRDAAALREEACHILRRRSLHASDAADPEHEAREAMQAVMSLRSRELLRAALADSLDGLDPARTAAILTAATDAALEGALGIATALVIARRDGARALADGPDERGRWAAARADHAIIAMGRLGGAETGFASDADLLFVHRPRGGATGASETAAEAAAAEAEEIARTVVGLLAGARPHPLTADADLRPEGRRGPMSRSLDSYREYYGRWARTWERQALLRARPCAGDEDLARAFTDLIDPLRRPREGLEPQALREIRRLKARMESERLPRGADPARHLKLGPGGLSDVEWVAQILQLSHAGTHPGLRTTSTIGALEAAARDGLIDAEDARRLTAAWQLATRVRAANVIGTGRDGGARIDLLPSDPLEIRVVGRLLGLEPGRERDLEDLYRKTARHARLVAERILFGGAGAAGGSAAAGAATAPSPSSAAAPPPDAPVAAPQAGPPRGAAVRRGSGSSSGGTGPATSNGASPGRPTPKPASAPTPPSAPGRTPPSAPGQALPAPASPGGRRRRQNRGPYPWS; the protein is encoded by the coding sequence ATGGTCGATCCCGCGCCGACGCCGCCCCTGGGCGGCCGCCGCCCGCGCTCCCTGCGCTCGCGCCTTCTGGCCGCCGGGGTGTCCGACTCCGGCCGCGCCCTGGCCTGTCTGGGCGACGGGGCCCTGACCCGGCTCCTGCCGCCCGCCCCCGCCGACGACCCGGGGGCCGGGGCGCACGCCCTCGCCGGGGCCCTGGCGGCCGCGGCCGACCCCGACCTGGCGCTGCTGAGCCTGGTCCGCCTCGCCCGGGCGCTCGACGCCGGTGCCGGCGCGGGCGATACCGCTGACGACGACGCCGGGGGGCCCGCCAGGGCCGACGGGCCGCGGGACTCCCCCCGCGACCTGCTCGCCCGCCTCCTGCGCCGCGCGCCCGACGCCGCCGCCCGGGCCGCGCCCCGCCCCGACTGGGCGCCCTCGCCGGTGGGGGAGGACGCCCCCGACGAGCAGCTGCGCCACCTCCAGCGGCTCCTGGCCGTCCTGGGCAGCTCCAGCGCCCTGGGCGACTTCCTGGCGGCCCACCCCGACGCCCTGGCGGCCCTGGCCCCCGCCCGCGCCCCCGGCGCCCCCGGGCTCCCCGACGCCCGCACCGCCCTGCGCATCGCCGTCACCCGGGCGCTCGGCCGCCTCGGCGACGACGACGGCAGCCTCGACGGCGACGGCGACGCGGCCGATCCGGACGCCGTCGCCCGCGCCACCAGCGCCCTGCGCACCGCCTACCGCGAACGCCTGCTCGGCATCGTCGCCGACGACCTGACCAGCCCCGACCCCTACCAGCACGTCGAGACCGTTGGGCGCCGGATGAGCGACCTGGCCGACGCCGCCCTCGACGCCGCCCTGCTCATCGCCCGCCGCGCCGTCGGCCCACCCGCCCGCAACACCGCCCTGGCCGTCATCGCCATGGGCAAGACCGGGGCCCGCGAACTCAACTACATCTCCGACGTCGACGTCGTCTACGTCGTCGCCCCCGCCGAGGGCCGCCGGGTCCCCGAGGAGGAGCTGCTGGCCGCCGGCACCGCCCTCGCCACCGAGCTCGCCGCCGTCGTGTCCGCCACCGGCGCCGAACCGCCCCTGTGGCCGCTGGACACCGGACTGCGCCCCGAGGGCAAGGACGGCGCCCTCGTGCGCACCCTCGCCTCCCACGTCGCCTACTACCAGCGCTGGGCCGCCTCCTGGGAGTTCCAGGCCCTGCTCAAGGCCCGCGCCGCCGCCGGCGACGAGGCCCTCGGCCGCGCCTACGAGCAGGCCGTCGCCCCCTTCATCTGGAGCGCCAGCCTGAGGGACAACTTCGTCGACGACGCCCGCGCCATGCGCCGCCGCGTCGAACGCGCCTCCGAACCCCGCGACGGCCAGGACCGGCGCATCAAACTCGGCCCCGGGGGCCTGCGCGACGTCGAATTCACCGTCCAGCTCCTCCAGCTCGTCCACGGGCGCGGCGACCAGACCCTGCGCGTGCGCCCCACCCTCACCGCCCTGCGGGCCCTGAGCGACGGCGGATACGTCTCGCGCGGGGCCGCCGGGGCCCTGGGCGACGGCTACCGGGTCCTGCGCCTGCTGGAGCACCGCAGCCAGCTCCACCGGCTGCGCCGCACCCACGACCTGCCCGACTCCGACGCCGACCTGCGCCGCATCGGCCGCGGAATCGACCGGACCGCCCTGAACGACCCCGACACCCTGCGCGAGGCCTTCCGCGCCGCCCGCCGCCAGGTCCGCTCCCTGCATGAGGAGATCTACTACCGGCCCCTGCTGGGGGCCGCCGCCGGCCTCACCGCCGACGAGATGACCCTCACCCCCCGCGCCGCCGGCGAGCGCCTGGCCGCCGTCGGATACCGCGACCCCGCCGGGGCCATGCACCACATCCAGGCGCTCACCGAGGGCGTCAGCCGCCGCGCCGCCATCCAGCGCCAGCTCCTGCCCGTCATCATCGGCTGGCTCGGAGAGGGGCCCGACCCCGACTCCGGGCTGCTGTCCTTCCGCACTCTCTCCGAGAAGATCGGCGGCTCCCACTGGTACCTGGCCATGCTGCGCGACTCCCCGGTCGCCGCCCGCCGCCTGTGCCACGTCCTGTCCGGCGCCCGCTGGACCACCGACCGCCTCGCCGAGCGTCCCGAGTCCATCGCCTGGCTCGACGACGACGCCGAGCTCCAACCCCGCGACGCCGCCGCCCTGCGGGAGGAGGCCTGCCACATCTTGCGACGGCGCTCCCTGCACGCCTCCGACGCCGCCGACCCCGAGCACGAGGCGCGCGAGGCCATGCAGGCCGTCATGAGCCTGCGCTCGCGCGAACTGCTGCGGGCCGCGCTCGCGGACTCCCTCGACGGGCTCGACCCCGCGCGCACCGCCGCCATTCTCACCGCGGCCACCGACGCCGCCCTGGAGGGGGCGCTGGGGATCGCCACCGCCCTGGTCATCGCCCGGCGCGACGGGGCGCGGGCGCTGGCCGACGGGCCGGACGAGCGGGGGCGCTGGGCGGCGGCCAGGGCCGATCACGCGATCATCGCCATGGGCAGGCTCGGCGGGGCCGAGACCGGCTTCGCCTCCGACGCCGACCTGCTCTTCGTCCACCGGCCGCGGGGCGGGGCGACCGGGGCGTCCGAGACCGCCGCCGAGGCCGCGGCGGCCGAGGCGGAGGAGATCGCCAGGACCGTGGTCGGGCTCCTGGCCGGGGCCAGACCCCACCCGCTCACGGCCGACGCGGACCTGCGCCCCGAGGGCCGGCGGGGCCCGATGAGCCGGTCGCTGGACTCCTACCGGGAGTACTACGGGCGCTGGGCCCGGACCTGGGAGAGGCAGGCGCTGCTGCGCGCCCGGCCCTGCGCGGGCGACGAGGACCTGGCCCGGGCCTTCACCGACCTCATCGACCCCCTGCGCCGGCCCCGCGAGGGGCTGGAGCCGCAGGCGCTGCGCGAGATCCGGCGGCTCAAGGCGCGCATGGAGTCCGAGCGTCTGCCGCGGGGCGCGGACCCCGCGCGCCACCTCAAGCTCGGGCCGGGGGGGCTGAGCGACGTCGAGTGGGTCGCCCAGATCCTCCAGCTCTCCCACGCCGGAACCCACCCGGGGCTGCGCACCACCTCGACCATCGGCGCGCTGGAGGCCGCCGCCCGCGATGGGCTCATCGACGCCGAGGACGCGCGGCGGCTCACCGCTGCCTGGCAGCTGGCCACCCGGGTGCGCGCCGCCAATGTCATCGGCACGGGCCGGGACGGGGGCGCGCGCATCGACCTCCTGCCCTCCGACCCGCTGGAGATCCGCGTGGTGGGGCGGCTCCTGGGCCTGGAGCCCGGCCGGGAGCGGGACCTGGAGGACCTCTACCGGAAGACGGCGCGCCACGCCCGGCTGGTCGCTGAGCGGATCCTCTTCGGCGGGGCCGGGGCCGCCGGGGGGAGCGCCGCGGCGGGGGCCGCGACCGCACCATCACCGTCGAGCGCCGCAGCGCCACCGCCGGACGCGCCGGTGGCGGCTCCACAGGCCGGCCCGCCCCGGGGGGCCGCTGTTCGGCGCGGATCCGGGTCGTCTTCGGGCGGCACCGGCCCTGCGACGTCGAACGGGGCATCGCCCGGGCGCCCGACGCCGAAACCGGCTTCAGCGCCGACCCCGCCGTCGGCCCCGGGGAGGACTCCGCCGTCGGCCCCGGGACAAGCCCTGCCAGCCCCGGCGTCACCGGGCGGCAGGCGACGGCGGCAGAACCGCGGCCCCTACCCCTGGTCGTGA
- the glnA gene encoding type I glutamate--ammonia ligase: MDKQQEYVLRAIEERDIRFIRLWFTDVLGQLKSVAIAPAEVEGAFEEGIGFDGSAVEGLTRVFESDMLLAPDPSTFQLLPWRSGTDAVARMFCDVLTPDGEPARTDPRAVLERQLARVAEAGFTCYVHPEIEFYLVERDADGRIRPTDHAGYFDHVPGGTAHEFRRRAILMLEQMGISVEFSHHEGGPGQNEIDLRFADALSMADNIMTFRTVVEEVALQEGCSATFMPKPFVGRPGSGMHTHFSLFEGERNAFHDPAGQYQLSATGRAFIAGLLRHAREITAVTNQHVNSYKRLWGGDEAPSYICWGHNNRSALVRVPMHKPGKAQASRVEYRGIDSSANPYLAVAVILAAGLKGIEEDYELPAETEDDVWLLSDVERAALGIGELPTSLKSAVVAMSGSDLVADTLGENAFEFFLRNKRREYRAYDAQVTDFELGQFFPRI; the protein is encoded by the coding sequence ATGGACAAGCAGCAGGAGTACGTCCTCAGAGCCATTGAGGAGCGCGACATCCGCTTCATCCGCCTGTGGTTCACCGACGTGCTCGGCCAGCTCAAGTCGGTGGCCATCGCCCCGGCGGAGGTCGAGGGCGCCTTCGAGGAGGGCATCGGCTTCGACGGCTCCGCCGTCGAGGGCCTGACCCGCGTCTTCGAGTCGGACATGCTGCTGGCCCCCGACCCCTCCACCTTCCAGCTCCTGCCGTGGCGCTCGGGCACCGACGCGGTGGCCCGCATGTTCTGCGACGTGCTCACCCCCGACGGCGAGCCCGCCCGCACCGACCCGCGGGCCGTCCTGGAACGCCAGCTCGCCCGCGTCGCCGAGGCCGGCTTCACCTGCTACGTCCACCCCGAGATCGAGTTCTACCTCGTCGAGCGCGACGCCGACGGGCGCATCCGCCCCACCGACCACGCCGGCTACTTCGACCACGTGCCCGGCGGCACCGCCCACGAGTTCCGCCGCCGCGCCATCCTCATGCTCGAGCAGATGGGCATCTCCGTGGAGTTCTCCCACCACGAGGGCGGCCCCGGCCAGAACGAGATCGACCTGCGCTTCGCCGACGCCCTGTCCATGGCGGACAACATTATGACTTTCCGTACCGTCGTCGAGGAGGTGGCCCTCCAGGAGGGCTGCTCGGCCACCTTCATGCCCAAGCCCTTCGTGGGCCGGCCCGGCAGCGGCATGCACACCCACTTCTCCCTGTTCGAGGGCGAGCGCAACGCCTTCCACGACCCCGCCGGCCAGTACCAGCTCTCCGCGACCGGGCGCGCCTTCATCGCCGGGCTGCTGCGCCACGCCCGCGAGATCACCGCTGTGACCAACCAGCACGTCAACTCCTACAAGCGCCTGTGGGGCGGTGACGAGGCCCCCAGCTACATCTGCTGGGGCCACAACAACCGCTCGGCGCTGGTGCGCGTGCCCATGCACAAGCCCGGCAAGGCCCAGGCCTCGCGCGTGGAGTACCGCGGCATCGACTCCTCCGCCAACCCCTACCTGGCCGTGGCCGTCATCCTCGCGGCCGGCCTCAAGGGCATCGAGGAGGACTACGAGCTGCCCGCCGAGACCGAGGACGACGTCTGGCTGCTGTCCGACGTCGAGCGCGCCGCCCTGGGCATCGGCGAGCTGCCCACCTCCCTGAAGTCCGCCGTCGTGGCCATGAGCGGCTCCGACCTCGTGGCCGACACCCTGGGCGAGAACGCCTTCGAATTCTTCCTGCGCAACAAGCGGCGCGAGTACAGGGCCTACGACGCCCAGGTCACCGACTTCGAGCTCGGCCAGTTCTTCCCGCGGATCTGA
- the panB gene encoding 3-methyl-2-oxobutanoate hydroxymethyltransferase, protein MTCAPDSPAGPSDASSPYGPAPSPGARPARPVRVHHLARAKERGERLTMLTAYDAVTARILDEAGTDMLLVGDSIGNVMFGHDTTLPVELDEMVVATRSVARATARALVVADLPFGTYEAGPAQALASAVRLMKAGANAVKLEGGRPRVQTVRALGEAGIPVVGHLGFTPQSVNRLGGFRVQGRGEQAAEALVADAVALAEAGAVAIVLEMVPEPVAARVTATVPVPTIGIGAGARCDGQVLVWTDMAGMTQWAPRFARRFGQVGQALRQAAQAYGEAVREGSFPTSEHSFDS, encoded by the coding sequence ATGACCTGCGCACCAGACTCCCCGGCGGGCCCCTCCGACGCCTCCTCCCCCTACGGCCCGGCCCCGTCCCCCGGCGCACGCCCCGCGCGCCCGGTGCGGGTCCACCACCTGGCCCGGGCCAAGGAGCGCGGGGAGCGGCTGACCATGCTCACCGCCTACGACGCCGTCACCGCCCGCATCCTGGACGAGGCCGGCACCGATATGCTGCTGGTGGGGGACTCGATCGGCAATGTCATGTTCGGCCACGACACGACCCTGCCGGTGGAGCTGGACGAGATGGTGGTGGCCACGCGCTCGGTGGCCCGGGCGACGGCGCGGGCGCTCGTGGTCGCCGACCTGCCCTTCGGCACCTACGAGGCTGGCCCCGCCCAGGCGCTGGCCAGCGCCGTGCGCCTGATGAAGGCGGGGGCCAACGCCGTCAAGCTCGAGGGCGGGCGCCCGCGCGTCCAGACGGTTCGAGCGCTCGGCGAGGCTGGCATTCCGGTGGTCGGCCACCTCGGCTTCACCCCCCAGTCGGTCAACAGGCTGGGCGGCTTCCGGGTGCAGGGGCGCGGGGAGCAGGCCGCGGAGGCGCTCGTGGCCGACGCCGTGGCGCTGGCCGAGGCCGGTGCCGTGGCGATCGTCCTGGAGATGGTGCCCGAGCCGGTGGCCGCGCGGGTCACTGCGACCGTCCCGGTGCCGACCATCGGCATTGGCGCGGGGGCGCGCTGCGACGGCCAGGTGCTCGTGTGGACCGACATGGCCGGGATGACGCAGTGGGCGCCGCGCTTCGCCCGCCGGTTCGGCCAGGTCGGCCAGGCCCTGCGCCAGGCGGCGCAGGCGTACGGCGAGGCGGTGCGCGAGGGGTCATTCCCGACGTCGGAGCACTCCTTCGACTCCTGA
- the nhaA gene encoding Na+/H+ antiporter NhaA: MSTPAVVTENVDAWLRRRRRRRNMQTNETYAALALTAATLLALVWANVGHSYHDFWHTPASLAVGPFSVELSLHGWVDEGLMAAFFFMVGLDVRRDLTLGELRLPGRALLPVAAAVGGLVVPALVHLGIAHGTDGAGAWGAVISTDTAFALGMLALIGPKRAPRLRAFLLAFAVIDDIGALAVIAVFYSGSLNLVALGCAALGLAGIWVLARRGVWRTPPYVLLAVVIWYALYRSGVHATLAGVLIALLMPVYPVRTADVDGVDEVARLYRQSPHPATAVVLHESLTYSMPMNQRLSWVLPPYVNYVVVPLFALANAGVALNGRTIATALSSRLMWAVIAGLVIGKFVGVALGAGLVLRLVPASRLPGLDMPRILGLAALSGMGFTISLLVANLALDDETLRDQARLGVLLASLGALLLAAVILRIADRVRPLPPPPGERLCRPVDADAELMTGDPDAPRTLINYADMSYEGRWRLMEALRGIAHLRDTGQARLVLRHKLSGPESLLTALALEAVHHEAPDKLWRFHDAVAELRGQITADGITAAAREAGLDPRVMWARIDSAVDEPKVMADALDVEGLTEDAGPVVYIDGRRFEGLLNRWTFSEALTGLDTAAHAQSAPEDLAPED, from the coding sequence GTGAGCACGCCCGCGGTCGTGACCGAGAACGTTGACGCCTGGCTGCGCCGTCGTCGCCGTCGCCGCAATATGCAGACCAATGAGACCTACGCGGCCCTCGCCCTGACCGCGGCGACCCTCCTGGCCCTGGTGTGGGCCAATGTCGGGCACAGCTACCACGATTTCTGGCACACGCCCGCCTCCCTGGCCGTCGGCCCGTTCAGCGTGGAACTCAGCCTCCACGGCTGGGTGGACGAGGGCCTCATGGCGGCCTTCTTCTTCATGGTGGGCCTCGACGTGCGCCGCGACCTCACCCTGGGCGAGCTGCGGCTGCCCGGCCGGGCCCTCCTGCCGGTCGCCGCCGCGGTCGGCGGCCTCGTGGTCCCGGCCCTGGTCCACCTGGGCATCGCCCACGGGACCGACGGCGCCGGCGCCTGGGGGGCGGTCATCTCCACGGACACCGCCTTCGCCCTGGGCATGCTCGCCCTCATCGGCCCCAAGAGGGCCCCGCGCCTGCGCGCCTTCCTCCTGGCCTTCGCCGTCATCGACGACATCGGCGCCCTCGCGGTCATCGCCGTCTTCTACTCGGGCTCGCTCAACCTGGTGGCCCTGGGCTGCGCCGCCCTGGGGCTGGCGGGCATCTGGGTCCTGGCGCGCCGGGGCGTGTGGCGCACGCCCCCCTACGTCCTCCTGGCGGTCGTCATCTGGTACGCCCTGTACCGCTCGGGCGTCCACGCCACCCTGGCCGGCGTCCTCATCGCCCTGCTCATGCCGGTCTACCCGGTGCGCACCGCGGACGTGGACGGGGTGGACGAGGTCGCCAGGCTCTACCGCCAGTCACCGCACCCGGCCACCGCGGTCGTGCTGCACGAGTCGCTGACCTACTCCATGCCCATGAACCAGCGCCTGTCCTGGGTGCTGCCCCCTTACGTCAACTACGTCGTCGTCCCCCTGTTCGCCCTGGCGAACGCGGGCGTGGCCCTCAACGGCCGGACCATCGCCACCGCCCTGTCCTCGCGCCTCATGTGGGCCGTCATCGCGGGCCTGGTCATCGGCAAGTTCGTGGGCGTGGCCCTGGGGGCGGGACTGGTCCTGCGCCTCGTGCCGGCCTCGCGCCTGCCCGGCCTGGACATGCCCCGGATCCTGGGCCTGGCGGCCCTGTCGGGCATGGGCTTCACGATCTCCCTGCTCGTGGCCAACCTCGCCCTGGACGACGAGACCCTGCGCGACCAGGCCCGTCTGGGCGTTCTGCTCGCCTCCCTGGGCGCCCTGCTCCTGGCCGCCGTCATCCTCCGCATCGCGGACAGGGTCCGTCCGCTGCCCCCGCCGCCCGGCGAGCGCCTGTGCCGGCCCGTGGACGCGGACGCGGAACTCATGACCGGCGACCCGGACGCGCCCCGCACGCTCATCAACTACGCGGACATGTCCTACGAGGGGCGCTGGCGCCTCATGGAGGCCCTCAGGGGCATCGCCCACCTGCGCGACACCGGGCAGGCGCGCCTCGTCCTGAGGCACAAGCTCTCCGGCCCCGAGAGCCTCCTGACCGCGCTGGCCCTGGAGGCGGTCCACCACGAGGCCCCCGACAAGCTGTGGCGCTTCCACGACGCCGTGGCCGAGCTGCGCGGTCAGATCACCGCCGACGGCATCACCGCCGCCGCCCGCGAGGCGGGCCTGGACCCCCGCGTCATGTGGGCGCGCATCGACAGCGCCGTGGACGAGCCCAAGGTCATGGCCGACGCCCTGGACGTCGAGGGCCTCACCGAGGACGCCGGCCCGGTCGTCTACATCGACGGGCGGCGCTTCGAGGGGCTCCTCAACCGGTGGACCTTCTCCGAGGCGCTCACGGGCCTCGACACGGCGGCGCACGCGCAGTCCGCCCCGGAGGACCTTGCCCCGGAGGACTGA
- a CDS encoding histidine phosphatase family protein: MSAIHFVRHGRTVLNERRRTQGSSDSPLTPEGRRGARATAEYLGRLPLARAYLSPQGRVIQTADILLAGRPDVERVVLDGLREYDYGIYDGGPDEEMLRALDPARHLPGVLSGAHPGAPGGIGAADYLAHVDAALARVVADLREDAHAGRPDARVLVVSHGMTLMTLLGRWIGPEIFSLAPMANCSVTTVELDPDRPREPTLVSWAVDPGDQGVTFPSRDLRPAFEGVTLAPIDLSRPEGP, encoded by the coding sequence ATGAGCGCAATCCACTTCGTGCGTCACGGGCGCACCGTCCTCAACGAGCGGCGCCGGACCCAGGGGTCCAGCGACTCGCCCTTGACTCCCGAGGGGCGCCGCGGGGCGCGCGCGACCGCCGAGTACCTGGGCCGCCTCCCGCTGGCGCGCGCCTACCTCAGCCCCCAGGGGCGCGTGATCCAGACCGCGGACATCCTGCTGGCCGGCAGGCCCGACGTCGAACGGGTGGTGCTGGACGGGCTGCGCGAGTACGACTACGGGATCTACGACGGCGGGCCGGACGAGGAGATGCTGCGGGCCCTGGACCCGGCCCGCCATCTGCCCGGGGTGCTCAGCGGCGCCCATCCCGGGGCGCCCGGTGGGATCGGCGCCGCCGACTACCTCGCCCACGTCGACGCCGCCCTGGCCCGCGTCGTGGCGGACCTGCGCGAGGACGCGCACGCCGGGCGGCCCGACGCCCGGGTCCTCGTCGTCTCCCACGGCATGACGCTCATGACCCTGCTGGGCCGCTGGATCGGCCCGGAGATCTTCTCCCTGGCCCCCATGGCGAACTGCTCGGTCACGACCGTCGAGCTCGACCCCGACCGCCCCCGGGAGCCGACCCTGGTGTCCTGGGCCGTGGATCCGGGCGACCAGGGCGTCACCTTCCCGAGCCGGGACCTCCGCCCGGCCTTCGAGGGCGTGACCCTGGCGCCCATCGACCTGTCCCGCCCGGAGGGGCCGTGA
- the map gene encoding type I methionyl aminopeptidase: MMSADSPLSPADRAPRGTLTKGRLSPDRHVPGSIPRPEYMFHDGPERVTASDVKDAETVERIRAAGRIAARALAQAAAAIAPGVTTDELDRIAHEYMCDHGAYPSCLGYMGFPKSICTSVNEVICHGIPDSTVLAEGDLINLDVTAYLDGVHGDTNATFPVGRVDPETAALIERTRTAMERGIRAVRPGREINVIGRVIEKYAKRFDYGVVRDYTGHGVGEAFHSGLIIPHYDAAPAYSTVMEVGMVFTIEPMLTLGDQDWEQWDDGWTVVTRDRSRTAQFEHTLVVTEDGAEVLTLP, from the coding sequence ATGATGTCCGCCGATTCACCGCTCTCCCCGGCCGATCGCGCCCCGCGGGGCACGCTCACGAAGGGACGGCTCAGTCCCGACCGCCACGTCCCGGGTTCGATCCCCCGCCCCGAGTACATGTTCCACGACGGGCCCGAACGGGTGACGGCCTCCGACGTCAAGGACGCCGAGACCGTCGAGCGCATCCGGGCCGCCGGCCGGATCGCGGCCCGCGCCCTGGCGCAGGCCGCCGCCGCCATCGCCCCCGGCGTGACCACCGACGAGCTCGACCGCATCGCCCACGAGTACATGTGCGACCACGGCGCCTACCCGTCCTGCCTGGGCTACATGGGCTTCCCCAAGTCGATCTGCACCTCGGTCAACGAGGTCATCTGCCACGGCATCCCGGACTCCACGGTGCTGGCCGAGGGCGATCTGATCAACCTGGACGTGACCGCCTATCTCGACGGCGTCCACGGCGACACCAACGCCACCTTCCCCGTCGGCCGGGTCGACCCCGAGACCGCCGCCCTCATCGAGCGCACCCGCACCGCCATGGAGCGCGGCATCCGGGCCGTGCGCCCCGGCCGTGAGATCAATGTCATCGGCCGCGTCATCGAGAAGTACGCCAAGCGCTTCGACTACGGGGTCGTGCGCGACTACACCGGTCACGGCGTGGGCGAGGCCTTCCACTCCGGGCTCATCATTCCGCACTACGACGCCGCCCCCGCCTACAGCACCGTCATGGAGGTGGGCATGGTCTTCACCATCGAGCCGATGCTGACCCTGGGGGACCAGGACTGGGAGCAGTGGGACGACGGCTGGACCGTGGTGACCCGGGACCGCTCGCGCACCGCCCAGTTCGAGCACACGCTGGTGGTCACCGAGGACGGCGCCGAGGTGCTGACCCTCCCCTAG
- a CDS encoding zinc ribbon domain-containing protein encodes MTSAPLSQQRLLIDLQSLDSRLARLRHERRHLPVLSRIKATVERLKDNRRAAVLADGTLAEAKKGAARSENEVDQVTRRAAVLRERLSSGTANPRDLTAIQGELDQLGRRRTALEDAQLAAVEALEGAQGRVRDLAAEEGEIRSAGRELTAERDAAFARIDAEVERLDRERAELVGTIDRALLDEYEAVRAATGGLGAVALHGRRLEGSPIQISPREYSRIAAAPADEVIHAEENDVIIVRMDI; translated from the coding sequence GTGACGAGCGCCCCCCTCAGCCAGCAGCGACTGCTCATCGACCTCCAGAGCCTCGACTCCCGGCTCGCCCGCCTGAGGCACGAGCGCAGGCACCTGCCCGTCCTGTCCCGCATCAAGGCCACCGTCGAGCGCCTCAAGGACAACCGGCGCGCGGCCGTCCTCGCCGACGGGACGCTCGCCGAGGCCAAGAAGGGGGCCGCGCGCAGCGAGAACGAGGTCGACCAGGTCACACGCCGCGCCGCCGTCCTGCGCGAGCGCCTGTCGTCGGGCACGGCCAATCCCCGGGACCTGACCGCCATCCAGGGGGAGCTCGACCAGCTCGGCCGACGCCGGACGGCGCTTGAGGACGCCCAGCTGGCCGCCGTGGAGGCCCTCGAGGGCGCTCAGGGCAGGGTGCGCGATCTCGCCGCCGAGGAGGGCGAGATCCGCAGCGCCGGGCGCGAACTGACCGCCGAGCGCGACGCCGCCTTCGCCCGCATCGACGCCGAGGTCGAGCGGCTCGATCGTGAGCGCGCCGAGCTGGTCGGAACCATCGACCGGGCGCTGCTCGACGAGTACGAGGCGGTCCGGGCCGCCACCGGGGGCCTGGGGGCCGTCGCCCTCCACGGACGCCGGCTCGAGGGCTCCCCGATCCAGATCAGTCCCAGGGAGTACTCGCGGATCGCCGCGGCCCCCGCCGACGAAGTCATCCACGCCGAGGAGAACGACGTCATCATTGTGCGCATGGACATCTGA